The sequence GCCGCCGAGCCAACGGGTCAACGTGTGCGCCCTGCGGTGGGTCTCGGCCTCGGAGGCCGGGATGAGGCCGGCGCGGGCCGCCTCCGCCGCCCAGGTGTCGTCCGCGGACAGCCGCTCCGACCAGCGTGGGCCCAGCAGGTACACCCGGCTGTCGCCGACCCAGCCGATGGTCACCGTCCTGGGGCCGCCCGCGACCGGCGGCGAGATGATGGCCGCGGCGATCGTGCACGACGGTGCCATCCGGCCCTCCGCCGCGCTGAGCTGGGCGATCATGTCCTGGGCCGCGTGCACCGCGTGGTGCAGCGCCAGCTCCGCCTCTTCCGGGCCGAAGCCGCCGACGACCGCGGCCGGCAGCGTCACCGGGTCGTGGTAGTCGTCCTCGTCTCCCGGTTCCAGGACGTCGAGCACGTCACCGGGCCGGCCGACCGGGACCGCCCGGCCCGGGCCGTGCGCGCGCACCGCGTCGGCCAGGATCGTGGTCGCCGTCGCGGCCGCGGCCGCTGACGCCTCGCCGGAGCCCGGCGTCGTCGACACGCCGTCGCAGACGACGGCGATCATCGTCCCGAACACCTCGGCGACGCCCATGGCGTCCTCGTTGGTGGCGTGCCGGACGCCGCGGTCGCAGACCCCGGCGATCTGTCCGAGGTCTTTCTCCCGGTGATCCGAGTCGCCGCTGACCACTGGTGGGCCCTGCAGCGCGAAGCCGCAGGAGTCGCAGTACCGCGCGTCGCCGTAGAGGACGACGGCGCAGCGCGGGCAGCGGTTCGTGCGCTCGTCGATCAGGGACCGTCCTCTCTCCGGCATGCCGCGTTCAGGCAGGTCGTAGCCGGACCCGCCGTCGTAAGACCCGCCGTGATAGCCGGATCCGCCGACGTCGTAGCTTCCAGCGGCGTCGTGCTCCACGGTCATCCCGTTCTCAATCGGCGGACCAGGCGCCGCTCCGGGGCCCACCGCGACTCGCGGCGCAGCTGCCCGGGGCGC is a genomic window of Pseudofrankia inefficax containing:
- a CDS encoding PP2C family protein-serine/threonine phosphatase; protein product: MTVEHDAAGSYDVGGSGYHGGSYDGGSGYDLPERGMPERGRSLIDERTNRCPRCAVVLYGDARYCDSCGFALQGPPVVSGDSDHREKDLGQIAGVCDRGVRHATNEDAMGVAEVFGTMIAVVCDGVSTTPGSGEASAAAAATATTILADAVRAHGPGRAVPVGRPGDVLDVLEPGDEDDYHDPVTLPAAVVGGFGPEEAELALHHAVHAAQDMIAQLSAAEGRMAPSCTIAAAIISPPVAGGPRTVTIGWVGDSRVYLLGPRWSERLSADDTWAAEAARAGLIPASEAETHRRAHTLTRWLGGDAEDVAPHTAVFPIEAPATILVCSDGLWNYASRPDVMAAIVNQLPPDATAVEVGRHLIEFAIDQGGHDNITVITARVDR